From a region of the Osmia lignaria lignaria isolate PbOS001 chromosome 10, iyOsmLign1, whole genome shotgun sequence genome:
- the LOC117611926 gene encoding uncharacterized protein LOC117611926, with product MALRLTNSRSKSASDILEETTRNKKKFEQHYFTENRYRTFTLKGFEEEKTSFVEKEQSTPKSTQNFVKKLIASLEKKNEACKADDEFFAKYYTRNDCPNKTDNCRKENLTIENKIPVPGKSVTGNNNCVNKTPLRNLNRNECKINDQKLYCNRYHTFQSVYESNVRKNEEKKYGFSSFDRNRYRVERKQMEIVKKEEENTERRTKFVRSKSFKDFFGSMLKWRRSRNKKPQHFMSCDHLIEQSKNLNSRNGQILSRSSSSLQATVLQDCDDKNIIRNKERRATIRPIYGGRRNEQLLEILSKKKEDLENTEHLLKPSAIKDIAKCFNQLPNKSLINNQLNERRKLHVKKH from the exons atggCACTCAGATTAACAAACAGTCGTTCAAAATCCGCATCAGATATTCTAGAGGAAACTacgagaaataaaaagaaatttgaacaACATTACTTCACTGAAAATCGTTACAGAACATTCACGTTAAAAGGCTTCGAAGAAGAGAAGACAAGTTTCGTTGAAAAGGAACAATCTACACCGAAATCTACACAAAACTTTGTGAAAAAATTAATAGCTTCTTTGGAGAAGAAAAACGAAGCCTGTAAAGCAGATGATGAGTTCTTCGCTAAATATTATACAAGAAACGATTGTCCCAATAAAACAGATAATTgtcgaaaagaaaatttaacaattgAAAATAAGATTCCTGTTCCGGGAAAAAGTGTAACAGGTAACAATAATTGCGTAAACAAAACACCATTGAGAAATTTAAACAGAAACGAGTGTAAAATAAATGATCAAAAATTGTATTGTAATCGGTATCACACTTTTCAATCGGTATACGAGTCCAATGtacgaaaaaatgaagaaaagaagtATGGTTTTTCTTCATTCGATCGAAATCGGTATCGAGTTGAACGAAAACAAATGGAGATTgttaagaaagaagaagaaaatacagAAAGAAGGACAAAGTTCGTTCGAAGTAAATCTTTCAAAGATTTTTTTGGATCTATGTTGAAATGGCGAAGATCTAGAAATAAGAAACCTCAACATTTTATGTCTTGCGATCATTTAATCGAACAATCGAAGAATTTGAATTCCAGAAATGGACAAATATTATCCAGAAGTTCTTCTTCTTTACAAGCTACGGTACTTCAAGATTGtgatgataaaaatattatacgg aATAAGGAGCGAAGAGCGACTATTCGTCCAATTTATGGTGGGAGAAGAAATGAACAACTATTGGAAATATtgtcaaagaaaaaagaagatctTGAAAATACAGAACACCTTCTGAAGCCTTCTGCGATCAAAGATATAGCAAAGTGTTTCAATCAACTGCCGAATAAATCATTGATCAACAACCAGcttaatgaaagaagaaaactaCATGTTAAAAAACATTGA
- the pink gene encoding WD40 repeat domain-containing protein pink isoform X1 produces MQEFPCVLSEYEEINPLLYKPITSTQRIKYTCFNTSPNYIILGSTSGSIYLFLRKPCTFVQLIPLSEGSVSHVLISPDEKTIALTTTRGTVCLVALKPTPKLLAISTEHIQEQINCLCWNDNSSEIYIGDGNGKVSVMVMSIFMMHTLQVNGMFQSPACTLMNLDSAVVQLNFCSPLLLVSTLTRCYICDTVQEQYKQVGNKTRNGEFGACFYKTYLTDKSTLVTPKEERLVNRKGSFNFIPEGNSNIEEGNFPQIFCARPSSRLWEVSANGTVMKTHQFKEALATPPVTICRPNMRKSMYQKPTEQAWMPQSINFSHLFTIAEKYLFSYTSTGIYIIDPITATVILWSNEFSNISVAETVENEIYLMTFDGNFHCLILSVLDALILWLYNRKRYHECLEVCFLYKTQLKQLINSTEINAICNIENKLQILRDDELSTLLHPLIILLESNSKTSPKKLDSGIVVVNCGNSNLKEEESFRHNSLPYCLSQNNESPCETELSEGKETLTNLLEDSTNEVTKIKDANYNTENVQKSNNEERAKINEELYSNKTITQRIQADLESIYALIDNIKPSMDEEQLEKIILEIDWKMNVLKDSYEILTELKGFVYEVLRSVELYYFNALLENISVQLIQPSDNETIIKQIMKAFININAQNYKKCTCGSPCPTDELVEPKFLGIGRYLLKKIIDENKEQCIILCNKVPYMWREYLPIYVNQHGVLMNDLLRQCLQIKDNNLLSTLLPLLDGKHWNLVATYAKEMQEGQCLFCGKSIRKGNNEILINWTAVIHEIMKKQGPDVAMTLLIKLEKAIPNISVDKSIFQSLIFTKILYHHGMKHAINFNKNTLESSEYNTICSTKIRDQLVEVIEKDLSKPVNKNIFGNGAHHWGMHYQNKLHTCPCCTLSLQTPVLLGNNGIAIFDCGHSYHVNCMIEKKLTACNLHS; encoded by the exons ATGCAGGAATTTCCGTGTGTCTTATCTGAATACGAGGAAATAAATCCTCTTCTTTATAAGCCTATCACCTCGACTCAACGAATCAAG tATACATGTTTCAACACATCACCCAATTATATCATATTAGGCTCAACCAGTGGCAGTATTTACCTGTTTTTAAGGAAACCATGCACATTTGTACAGTTGATACCTTTATCG GAAGGATCAGTTTCTCATGTTCTCATATCACCTGATGAAAAAACAATTGCTTTGACAACAACTCGTGGGACAGTTTGTCTGGTAGCTTTGAAGCCAACACCAAAATTATTAGCCATATCAACAGAACATATTCAAGAACAAATTAATTGCCTGTGTTGGAATGATAATAGTTCTGAAATATATATCGGAGATGGCAATGGTAAAGTTTCTGTGATGGTGATGTCCATTTTTATG atGCATACACTTCAGGTTAATGGAATGTTTCAATCACCAGCTTGTACATTGATGAACCTGGATTCTGCTGTTGTGCAGCTTAACTTTTGTTCACCTTTACTGTTAGTGTCAACACTGACGCGCTGTTACATATGTGATACAGTACAAGAACAATATAAGCAAGTAGGAAATAAGACAAGAAATGGAGAGTTTGGTGCTTGCTTTTATAAAACATACCTTACTGATAAAAGTACCTTAGTTACCCCAAAGGAAGAAAGATTAGTAAATAGGAAaggttcttttaattttattcccgAGGGTAACAGTAACATAGAAGAAGGAAATTTTCCTCAAATCTTTTGTGCTCGACCAAGTTCTAGGCTTTGGGAAGTATCTGCAAATGGAACTGTTATGAAAACTCATCAGTTTAAAGAAGCACTAGCTACTCCACCAGTAACAATATGCCGGCCAAACATGAGAAAATCCATGTACCAGAAACCAACAGAACAAGCCTGGATGCCACAATCCATTaatttttctcatttattcaccattgcagaaaaatatttattttcatatacTTCTACTGGTATATATATAATTGATCCTATAACTGCAACTGTAATCTTATGGAGCAATGAATTTTCAAACATAAGCgttgcagaaacagtagaaaacgaAATATATTTGATGACTTTTGATGgaaactttcattgtttaattttGTCTGTCTTAGATGCTTTGATACTATGGTTGTATAATAGAAAAAGGTATCACGAATGTTTAGAGGTATGCTTTCTATATAAAAcacaattaaaacaattaataaataGCACAGAGATTAATGCTATTTGTAATATAGAGAACAAACTACAGATACTTAGAGATGATGAATTGTCAACGTTATTACATCCATTGATAATTTTACTAGAATCTAATTCCAAAACAAGTCCAAAGAAATTGGATTCAGGCATCGTAGTCGTTAATTGTGGAAATTCAAACTTGAAAGAGGAGGAAAGTTTCAGGCATAATTCTTTACCTTATTGTCTTTCACAAAACAATGAAAGTCCTTGTGAAACTGAATTATCAGAGGGAAAAGAAACGTTAACTAATTTACTGGAAGATTCTACCAATGAAGTAACAAAAATTAAAGATGCAAATTACAATACAGAGAATGTACAAAAGAGTAACAATGAGGAAAGAGCAAAAATTAATGAGGAATTATACTCAAATAAAACTATAACACAAAGGATACAAGCAGATTTAGAAAGTATATATGCGTTAATTGATAATATTAAACCTTCTATGGATGAAGAACAGttagagaaaataattttggaaaTAGATTGGAAAATGAACGTTCTCAAAGATTCATATGAAATTTTGACTGAATTAAAAGGTTTCGTTTATGAAGTATTAAGAAGTGtagaattatattatttcaatgCTCTATTAGAAAACATTTCAGTACAACTAATACAGCCAAGTGATAATGAAACTATTATAAAACAGATAATGAAagcttttattaatataaatgcaCAAAACTATAAAAAGTGTACCTGTGGTAGTCCATGCCCAACAGATGAGTTAGTTGAACCAAAGTTCCTGGGGATTGGTAGATACCTTCTTAAAAAGATTATAGATGAAAATAAAGAACAGTGTATAATATTATGTAACAAAGTACCTTATATGTGGCGAGAATATTTACCAATCTATGTGAACCAGCACGGTGTACTGATGAATGATTTACTACGTCAGTGCCTTCAGattaaagataataatttaCTTTCCACCCTTTTACCATTATTAGATGGAAAACACTGGAATCTTGTAGCAACATATGCAAAGGAAATGCAGGAAGGGCAATGCTTATTTTGTGGTAAATCTATAAGAAAAGgaaacaatgaaatattaataaactggACTGCTGTGATACATGAAATTATGAAGAAACAGGGACCTGATGTTGCCATGACACTATTAATAAAGTTGGAAAAAGCCATCCCAAATATTTCTGTCGATAAAAG TATATTTCAATCgctaatatttacaaaaatcttATATCACCATGGAATGAAACATgctatcaattttaataaaaatactttagAATCATCTGAATATAATACAATATGTTCCACAAAG ATACGAGATCAGTTAGTAGAAGTTATTGAAAAAGATTTAAGTAAACCAGTTAATAAGAATATATTTGGAAATGGTGCTCATCACTGGGGAATGCAttatcaaaataaattacatacatGTCCTTGCTGCACCTTATCTCTTCAAACGCCGGTTCTGTTAGGTAACAATGGGATCGCAATATTTGATTGCGGCCACTCTTATCACGTAAATTGTATGATAGAAAAGAAACTTACAGCCTGTAATTTGCATTCTTGA
- the pink gene encoding WD40 repeat domain-containing protein pink isoform X2 codes for MQEFPCVLSEYEEINPLLYKPITSTQRIKYTCFNTSPNYIILGSTSGSIYLFLRKPCTFVQLIPLSEGSVSHVLISPDEKTIALTTTRGTVCLVALKPTPKLLAISTEHIQEQINCLCWNDNSSEIYIGDGNGKVSVMVMSIFMVNGMFQSPACTLMNLDSAVVQLNFCSPLLLVSTLTRCYICDTVQEQYKQVGNKTRNGEFGACFYKTYLTDKSTLVTPKEERLVNRKGSFNFIPEGNSNIEEGNFPQIFCARPSSRLWEVSANGTVMKTHQFKEALATPPVTICRPNMRKSMYQKPTEQAWMPQSINFSHLFTIAEKYLFSYTSTGIYIIDPITATVILWSNEFSNISVAETVENEIYLMTFDGNFHCLILSVLDALILWLYNRKRYHECLEVCFLYKTQLKQLINSTEINAICNIENKLQILRDDELSTLLHPLIILLESNSKTSPKKLDSGIVVVNCGNSNLKEEESFRHNSLPYCLSQNNESPCETELSEGKETLTNLLEDSTNEVTKIKDANYNTENVQKSNNEERAKINEELYSNKTITQRIQADLESIYALIDNIKPSMDEEQLEKIILEIDWKMNVLKDSYEILTELKGFVYEVLRSVELYYFNALLENISVQLIQPSDNETIIKQIMKAFININAQNYKKCTCGSPCPTDELVEPKFLGIGRYLLKKIIDENKEQCIILCNKVPYMWREYLPIYVNQHGVLMNDLLRQCLQIKDNNLLSTLLPLLDGKHWNLVATYAKEMQEGQCLFCGKSIRKGNNEILINWTAVIHEIMKKQGPDVAMTLLIKLEKAIPNISVDKSIFQSLIFTKILYHHGMKHAINFNKNTLESSEYNTICSTKIRDQLVEVIEKDLSKPVNKNIFGNGAHHWGMHYQNKLHTCPCCTLSLQTPVLLGNNGIAIFDCGHSYHVNCMIEKKLTACNLHS; via the exons ATGCAGGAATTTCCGTGTGTCTTATCTGAATACGAGGAAATAAATCCTCTTCTTTATAAGCCTATCACCTCGACTCAACGAATCAAG tATACATGTTTCAACACATCACCCAATTATATCATATTAGGCTCAACCAGTGGCAGTATTTACCTGTTTTTAAGGAAACCATGCACATTTGTACAGTTGATACCTTTATCG GAAGGATCAGTTTCTCATGTTCTCATATCACCTGATGAAAAAACAATTGCTTTGACAACAACTCGTGGGACAGTTTGTCTGGTAGCTTTGAAGCCAACACCAAAATTATTAGCCATATCAACAGAACATATTCAAGAACAAATTAATTGCCTGTGTTGGAATGATAATAGTTCTGAAATATATATCGGAGATGGCAATGGTAAAGTTTCTGTGATGGTGATGTCCATTTTTATG GTTAATGGAATGTTTCAATCACCAGCTTGTACATTGATGAACCTGGATTCTGCTGTTGTGCAGCTTAACTTTTGTTCACCTTTACTGTTAGTGTCAACACTGACGCGCTGTTACATATGTGATACAGTACAAGAACAATATAAGCAAGTAGGAAATAAGACAAGAAATGGAGAGTTTGGTGCTTGCTTTTATAAAACATACCTTACTGATAAAAGTACCTTAGTTACCCCAAAGGAAGAAAGATTAGTAAATAGGAAaggttcttttaattttattcccgAGGGTAACAGTAACATAGAAGAAGGAAATTTTCCTCAAATCTTTTGTGCTCGACCAAGTTCTAGGCTTTGGGAAGTATCTGCAAATGGAACTGTTATGAAAACTCATCAGTTTAAAGAAGCACTAGCTACTCCACCAGTAACAATATGCCGGCCAAACATGAGAAAATCCATGTACCAGAAACCAACAGAACAAGCCTGGATGCCACAATCCATTaatttttctcatttattcaccattgcagaaaaatatttattttcatatacTTCTACTGGTATATATATAATTGATCCTATAACTGCAACTGTAATCTTATGGAGCAATGAATTTTCAAACATAAGCgttgcagaaacagtagaaaacgaAATATATTTGATGACTTTTGATGgaaactttcattgtttaattttGTCTGTCTTAGATGCTTTGATACTATGGTTGTATAATAGAAAAAGGTATCACGAATGTTTAGAGGTATGCTTTCTATATAAAAcacaattaaaacaattaataaataGCACAGAGATTAATGCTATTTGTAATATAGAGAACAAACTACAGATACTTAGAGATGATGAATTGTCAACGTTATTACATCCATTGATAATTTTACTAGAATCTAATTCCAAAACAAGTCCAAAGAAATTGGATTCAGGCATCGTAGTCGTTAATTGTGGAAATTCAAACTTGAAAGAGGAGGAAAGTTTCAGGCATAATTCTTTACCTTATTGTCTTTCACAAAACAATGAAAGTCCTTGTGAAACTGAATTATCAGAGGGAAAAGAAACGTTAACTAATTTACTGGAAGATTCTACCAATGAAGTAACAAAAATTAAAGATGCAAATTACAATACAGAGAATGTACAAAAGAGTAACAATGAGGAAAGAGCAAAAATTAATGAGGAATTATACTCAAATAAAACTATAACACAAAGGATACAAGCAGATTTAGAAAGTATATATGCGTTAATTGATAATATTAAACCTTCTATGGATGAAGAACAGttagagaaaataattttggaaaTAGATTGGAAAATGAACGTTCTCAAAGATTCATATGAAATTTTGACTGAATTAAAAGGTTTCGTTTATGAAGTATTAAGAAGTGtagaattatattatttcaatgCTCTATTAGAAAACATTTCAGTACAACTAATACAGCCAAGTGATAATGAAACTATTATAAAACAGATAATGAAagcttttattaatataaatgcaCAAAACTATAAAAAGTGTACCTGTGGTAGTCCATGCCCAACAGATGAGTTAGTTGAACCAAAGTTCCTGGGGATTGGTAGATACCTTCTTAAAAAGATTATAGATGAAAATAAAGAACAGTGTATAATATTATGTAACAAAGTACCTTATATGTGGCGAGAATATTTACCAATCTATGTGAACCAGCACGGTGTACTGATGAATGATTTACTACGTCAGTGCCTTCAGattaaagataataatttaCTTTCCACCCTTTTACCATTATTAGATGGAAAACACTGGAATCTTGTAGCAACATATGCAAAGGAAATGCAGGAAGGGCAATGCTTATTTTGTGGTAAATCTATAAGAAAAGgaaacaatgaaatattaataaactggACTGCTGTGATACATGAAATTATGAAGAAACAGGGACCTGATGTTGCCATGACACTATTAATAAAGTTGGAAAAAGCCATCCCAAATATTTCTGTCGATAAAAG TATATTTCAATCgctaatatttacaaaaatcttATATCACCATGGAATGAAACATgctatcaattttaataaaaatactttagAATCATCTGAATATAATACAATATGTTCCACAAAG ATACGAGATCAGTTAGTAGAAGTTATTGAAAAAGATTTAAGTAAACCAGTTAATAAGAATATATTTGGAAATGGTGCTCATCACTGGGGAATGCAttatcaaaataaattacatacatGTCCTTGCTGCACCTTATCTCTTCAAACGCCGGTTCTGTTAGGTAACAATGGGATCGCAATATTTGATTGCGGCCACTCTTATCACGTAAATTGTATGATAGAAAAGAAACTTACAGCCTGTAATTTGCATTCTTGA